One genomic window of [Clostridium] scindens ATCC 35704 includes the following:
- a CDS encoding histidine kinase N-terminal 7TM domain-containing protein, with protein sequence MTTLTAHIMDIAVAVLAFFIISCIIKGKLLAVQKLYLFSAICLLIWLIAINGMTITNSLGSLQVLDAITCSCSALMVVTILMTSITYTKNLMKIPRCYWLIYVLPVFTSLIVFTNPLHHLFYKHFSIYASEVRFGPLFILSGGQYYIYCILSVFIMMRYGFRNRHRRVFGQVSLYIGGLLAPLAVNVLVTLKIVYLSIAATPIAFLFTIVCHGIAVYYLNFLNIKPLALQNMVDNISEGYVILSADSCIIYSNAVFDDIFGASYQMSVNSYLNVIVDELEERKKNVIYNLLNFFDVCKQSIHAISYEQAVLGDKGKIYYSVELTPILQKYRLIGVIAMFRDVTSLKEEMKRKQQNLSRAMERERLISLGQMIGSISHNLKTPIMAISGDVKALDNLVKEYYDSIGDPEVTLEDHQEIAGEMKEWLGKIQECCSYMSDIITTVKGMATNLSTSSESEFTVEEALKRVQMFLKGKLVKNGCHLMIKDELPENTVIRGDVNNLVQVLNNLVDNACDAMEEHGGNIILTAVKEEKEVILSVRDSGPGISETVGRKLFRSMYTTKGIKGTGLGLYSSEEIVRGKFGGKMWFENNQEGGATFYAAIPMEGE encoded by the coding sequence ATGACGACACTGACAGCCCATATTATGGATATTGCCGTGGCAGTCTTGGCATTTTTCATTATCAGCTGCATAATTAAGGGGAAATTACTGGCTGTTCAGAAACTTTACTTATTTTCTGCAATCTGCCTTCTGATCTGGCTGATCGCAATCAATGGAATGACCATCACTAACAGCCTGGGAAGCCTGCAGGTGCTGGATGCGATCACCTGCAGCTGCTCAGCGCTGATGGTGGTGACCATACTGATGACATCCATCACTTATACGAAGAATCTGATGAAGATTCCCCGGTGTTACTGGCTGATTTATGTGCTACCAGTCTTTACTTCGCTGATCGTGTTTACGAACCCGCTTCACCACCTGTTTTATAAGCATTTTTCCATCTATGCTTCGGAGGTTCGGTTTGGGCCGCTGTTTATCCTGTCGGGAGGTCAGTATTATATCTACTGTATTCTGTCTGTATTCATCATGATGCGCTACGGATTCCGGAACCGCCACAGAAGAGTGTTCGGACAGGTAAGCCTGTATATCGGAGGGCTTCTGGCACCACTGGCGGTAAACGTGCTGGTCACATTAAAGATTGTGTATCTGTCGATCGCCGCAACCCCGATTGCATTCCTGTTTACCATAGTCTGTCATGGAATTGCAGTTTATTACCTGAATTTCCTGAACATCAAGCCGCTTGCCCTCCAGAATATGGTGGACAATATCTCGGAAGGCTATGTCATCCTTTCGGCAGACAGCTGCATCATATATTCGAATGCGGTGTTCGATGATATATTCGGAGCTTCCTATCAAATGAGCGTGAATTCCTATCTGAACGTCATTGTGGATGAACTGGAAGAACGGAAGAAGAATGTCATCTACAATCTTCTGAATTTCTTTGACGTGTGCAAGCAGTCCATTCATGCCATATCCTATGAGCAGGCAGTTTTGGGCGATAAAGGGAAGATCTATTACTCTGTGGAACTTACGCCCATTTTGCAGAAATACCGCCTGATTGGCGTCATAGCCATGTTCCGGGACGTTACCAGTCTTAAGGAGGAGATGAAGCGCAAGCAGCAGAACTTAAGCCGTGCCATGGAAAGAGAGCGGCTGATTTCTTTGGGACAGATGATAGGCAGCATATCCCACAATTTAAAGACTCCTATCATGGCGATCTCGGGAGATGTAAAGGCGCTGGATAATCTGGTAAAGGAATATTATGACAGTATCGGCGACCCGGAAGTTACCCTCGAGGATCATCAGGAGATTGCCGGGGAAATGAAAGAGTGGCTGGGAAAAATCCAGGAATGCTGCTCGTATATGTCAGATATTATCACCACGGTAAAAGGCATGGCCACGAACCTCAGCACGTCTTCGGAAAGCGAATTCACCGTTGAAGAGGCACTTAAAAGGGTACAGATGTTCTTGAAGGGCAAACTGGTCAAGAACGGCTGCCACCTTATGATTAAGGACGAATTGCCGGAAAACACGGTGATCAGGGGAGATGTGAACAATCTGGTACAAGTCCTGAATAACCTGGTGGATAATGCCTGCGATGCAATGGAGGAGCACGGGGGAAACATTATTCTGACGGCAGTCAAAGAGGAGAAAGAAGTCATCCTTTCGGTAAGAGATTCCGGTCCGGGAATATCCGAGACAGTAGGCAGAAAACTGTTCCGATCTATGTACACGACGAAAGGTATTAAGGGGACCGGATTAGGATTGTACAGTTCGGAGGAGATTGTCAGAGGAAAGTTCGGTGGCAAGATGTGGTTTGAGAATAATCAAGAAGGCGGTGCTACGTTCTATGCCGCGATACCAATGGAAGGCGAGTAA
- a CDS encoding non-ribosomal peptide synthetase, producing MERRRENERTPVDFFPLSYSQQNIWNLESAHPGLPMNNICTALKIEGNLNIEYLQRCIELAYKAFPTLRLRITVRDGRPCQYISEEIPGRAEFFDFTGTNEQGIDTWYQSVAREHFTLCDSPLCQMLIFKRSDSSGGILTRVHHIVADAWSHALVTNHIIYNYFQLLQDKETQCQIAPDYRLHIESEQKYRQSKVYQRDRDYWKEQLRDILPALAKEHQCAHISPVGLRRSYPLPGRLNRMIARYCQQEKVSPFAVFYMALAIYLRRVRGQARFCIGVPTINRLNYKEKQSGGMFVNTLPFVNELDTASTWNEFNDKLKDDWFHLLYHQRLPFEDIKKLANTGNEVASDQLFEIALSYQNGKMDHLRGARVTLEGRWMYCGYQSETLCIHLSSRDASNQFVVDYDYLTQIFSASEIDALHGRLVKILKEALKNPDLPVGELPILEEEEEERVIFDFNKTNAWYDRNAGIGTGLLEAARENEGKIALICRGKRISYEQLMNDAALIAGGIRQFLPEGRHTVALLSRREEGLLAALCGIILSGNSWVLMDPAQPQRRIADLLKDSQAALCITDDSLAWAGTDIATRTLKELHGSQKIEILPPEEKPSDLAYLVYTSGTTGSAKAVEVEQHSVMNLKEAIKDLYPKGAVLSICNVGFDAFLLESVIALLNGATIVMATEEEMNDAQKMGRLIMDYDVGFMALTPSRLKAYQNDQVFLRSLSHIETLICGGEVLVPDTYLKLRDYTPATLYNQYGPSEATVAVSHAAVDGKGQVTIGRPLANCRIYILDENRNALPVGSAGELYIGGECLARGYHNREELTRERFVEDPFMEGQRMYRTGDIGKWTEDGSILYLGRNDSQVKLLGHRIELAEVESVLGRHPLVNAVAVTVYENQLIAYYMAKEGLEGEALLSYGALYLPRYLQPVYAARVEELPVTGNGKIDVGRLPKPELPDMEEAPADEWEEKILAIWQRILEKPGLGIHSDYFLSGGDSLNAVFMLTETEKEFGKVIQIQDLYANSTVRRFACLLRGAGIEDSILKGRRIPKARERGWYPPTPVQSGFFVMHSQDATKVGYNMPAAFKASAWLDFGRLEQAAARMIEEDELLRTQFEMQEGKLIARVSSQADFQLEWMECGRIEEAMERFVRPFDLGKAPLFRAAMVKAEGNEPYIIIDMHHIISDGISSQIIFERLHDYYCQKEVHLPELSYVDFAWWVNENMETAGVKCREYWKKILPEKIPKSAFVPDRPRPSEFDGAGGRYGFELPEELDESLKMYCKDKKITPYMFLLGVFAMMQGRFACENTAAIGSPFSGRRNPGLEKMTGVFVNTLPIFLDVEGSQTIEDYFGKVRKMVAGIQDYQDISLEEIIGLAHEQRQQGRNPLYSTLFSLTPVSRLTTVLGEAELSYVPYDTHSVKIDLHLEATCIDGHYRFAMEYAACLFDEVTAAFYGRCLIQGIRAVLNGGVSMVGDIPWLGYEDRLRLVEQPNRMRTPYDCATVDQAMDDMAYLMPDKRAVEWGEGRHYTFRQLKERSDNLAAMLLVKGVLPGDKAAFLTRRNGDMLVMMFGILKAGAAYVPVDPAFPKERIRYMLRQADVKVAVYDRETEPFEDIPCQVLRYEGPQEVTRTALPVNSPEDVANVIFTSGSTGKPKGVMMLHKSLSNLMAHLDPLLGGQEQKILCASNCVFDVFTTETILASAKGHGISIADEEEMMLPWKMAERIRTDKVSILQLTPSRILMCMNDESFCKALADIQIIILLGEPWTMELKDRLCALTEARIFNIYGPTETSVHNCQGEIRMERSIHIGKPIGNCRYYLLDEEKKPVLPTSVGEIYIAGECLSAGYINQPELTSEVFVPDIQNPKEKMYKTGDRGRQRADGNWQCIGRVDTQLKLNGHRIEPVEIATVMLQSGLAKEAAVVPIMKDGIPRFLRGAVVPKKEYQEKEMRAYLKDRLPDYMLPSEIILLDELPRTASGKTDLKLLAAMEKKEKVWEALPAANQEACETMEVTEEGALTAIWSEVLGKDPDPEVSFFQQGGTSLTAIIILNQYHQRQLAFSINDFYHYPSLREQIDRLCKRQEGIEEKKAAGNIPELARLPRYLPEVKSIPVKEGAALVTGATGYLGSYLVKELADAGKKACCLVRGDEKRLFDSLRWHFGPEFCREHQHLLIPVVGSLTQEHFGLDDENFARLADEVAVVYHCAADVRHFAPEDELLKTNVTGTKRAIEFAREARASYMHISTVSVAGEYLLDAPQAKAIFEEQDLDVGQNWMENPYTMSKMLAEYEVTKAQEEGLAARIFRVGRVVCNSYSGKFQKNQESNAYYRLIKGLLEFGKMPEELRDTGLETTYVDLAAKAIVGLSEETGGAFHIFNPKEISIREILDACGEIQTVGRREFERELEIAGTSSDSPYVQAFAQSWFSGELAASHMIMDCRRTREALAKIGFYWPKPDPEILKICFMESRGE from the coding sequence ATGGAGAGACGAAGAGAAAATGAGAGGACGCCAGTAGATTTCTTTCCTTTATCATACAGCCAGCAGAATATCTGGAACCTGGAATCGGCACATCCAGGCCTACCCATGAATAATATCTGCACGGCACTTAAGATAGAGGGGAATTTGAATATTGAATACCTTCAGAGATGTATAGAACTTGCATACAAGGCATTTCCAACCCTGCGGCTTAGAATTACCGTAAGGGATGGCAGACCGTGCCAATATATCTCGGAAGAGATTCCCGGGAGAGCGGAATTTTTCGATTTTACAGGAACGAATGAACAGGGGATTGATACCTGGTATCAGTCTGTGGCAAGAGAACATTTTACGCTATGTGATTCTCCGCTGTGTCAAATGCTTATATTTAAGCGATCAGACAGTTCAGGCGGAATATTGACAAGAGTCCATCATATTGTTGCGGATGCATGGTCGCATGCTCTTGTGACAAATCATATTATTTATAACTATTTTCAACTATTGCAGGATAAAGAGACACAGTGTCAGATTGCGCCTGATTACAGGCTTCATATTGAATCTGAACAGAAATATAGGCAGTCGAAGGTTTATCAGAGGGACCGGGATTACTGGAAGGAGCAGTTAAGAGATATCTTGCCGGCACTGGCAAAGGAGCATCAGTGTGCCCATATCAGCCCAGTGGGACTTCGCAGGTCCTATCCGCTTCCCGGCCGTCTGAACCGCATGATCGCAAGGTATTGCCAGCAGGAGAAGGTTTCCCCGTTTGCAGTGTTCTATATGGCTCTTGCCATCTACTTGAGACGGGTAAGGGGACAGGCGAGGTTCTGTATCGGGGTTCCTACGATCAACAGGCTGAACTACAAGGAAAAGCAGTCAGGAGGAATGTTTGTCAATACGCTTCCCTTTGTAAATGAACTAGATACGGCATCTACCTGGAACGAGTTCAATGATAAGTTAAAAGACGATTGGTTTCATCTGCTGTACCATCAGAGGCTGCCTTTCGAGGACATTAAGAAATTGGCTAACACGGGAAATGAAGTGGCATCAGACCAGCTGTTCGAGATAGCGCTTTCTTACCAGAATGGCAAGATGGATCATCTAAGAGGGGCCCGCGTGACGCTGGAGGGCCGATGGATGTACTGCGGCTACCAGAGCGAGACCTTGTGCATCCACTTAAGCAGCAGGGATGCCAGCAACCAGTTCGTAGTGGATTACGATTACTTGACCCAGATATTCTCTGCGTCTGAGATTGACGCGCTGCATGGCCGCCTGGTAAAGATCCTGAAAGAGGCGCTGAAGAATCCGGACCTGCCTGTGGGCGAACTTCCCATCCTGGAAGAAGAGGAGGAAGAACGTGTAATCTTTGACTTTAATAAAACCAATGCCTGGTATGACAGGAACGCCGGGATTGGAACTGGTCTTCTGGAAGCAGCAAGAGAGAATGAAGGAAAGATCGCGCTGATCTGCAGGGGAAAGCGGATTTCTTATGAACAACTGATGAATGATGCGGCCCTTATCGCAGGAGGAATCCGACAGTTTTTGCCGGAAGGCAGGCATACCGTTGCCCTGTTGTCACGGCGGGAGGAAGGGCTGCTTGCAGCCTTGTGCGGAATCATCCTGTCCGGCAACAGCTGGGTGCTGATGGACCCCGCGCAGCCTCAGAGAAGGATCGCGGACTTGTTAAAAGACAGTCAGGCGGCGCTTTGTATCACCGACGATTCTCTGGCCTGGGCTGGCACGGATATAGCGACAAGGACTCTGAAAGAATTGCATGGCAGCCAGAAGATAGAGATTCTTCCGCCAGAGGAAAAGCCGTCAGACCTGGCATACCTTGTGTATACTTCCGGAACCACGGGGAGCGCCAAAGCCGTGGAAGTAGAACAGCACAGCGTGATGAATCTAAAGGAGGCTATAAAGGATCTGTACCCAAAGGGGGCAGTACTGTCTATCTGCAATGTGGGGTTTGACGCATTTCTGCTGGAGAGCGTCATTGCGCTTCTGAATGGAGCCACCATCGTGATGGCCACGGAAGAAGAGATGAATGACGCGCAGAAGATGGGAAGGCTGATCATGGACTACGATGTAGGATTCATGGCATTGACTCCTTCCAGGCTTAAAGCCTACCAGAATGATCAGGTATTTCTGCGCTCCCTGTCCCATATAGAGACGCTGATCTGCGGCGGGGAGGTCCTGGTACCGGACACTTATCTTAAACTGCGGGATTATACGCCGGCAACCCTTTATAACCAGTATGGTCCTTCGGAGGCAACCGTTGCTGTTAGCCATGCGGCAGTGGACGGAAAAGGGCAGGTTACGATCGGACGCCCCCTTGCTAACTGCAGGATCTATATTCTGGATGAAAACAGGAATGCGCTTCCAGTGGGATCTGCCGGAGAATTGTATATTGGCGGGGAATGCCTGGCGCGAGGGTACCATAACCGGGAGGAACTGACCAGGGAACGCTTCGTAGAAGATCCATTTATGGAAGGGCAGCGCATGTACAGGACGGGCGACATCGGAAAATGGACGGAAGATGGAAGTATCCTGTATCTTGGCCGCAATGACAGCCAAGTGAAACTGCTGGGACATAGAATCGAACTGGCGGAGGTAGAGTCCGTATTAGGGAGGCATCCGCTGGTAAACGCGGTTGCAGTGACCGTATACGAGAACCAGCTGATCGCCTATTATATGGCGAAAGAGGGACTGGAAGGGGAGGCCCTTCTTTCCTATGGAGCTCTTTATCTGCCTAGGTATCTGCAGCCGGTATATGCTGCAAGGGTAGAAGAATTGCCGGTGACCGGTAATGGAAAGATTGATGTTGGAAGGCTTCCGAAGCCGGAATTACCCGACATGGAAGAAGCCCCGGCTGATGAATGGGAGGAAAAGATTCTTGCCATCTGGCAGCGGATATTAGAAAAGCCCGGCCTTGGCATTCATTCGGATTATTTCTTGTCCGGAGGGGATTCCCTGAATGCGGTATTTATGCTGACCGAGACAGAGAAAGAATTCGGGAAAGTGATTCAGATACAGGATCTGTATGCCAATAGCACGGTGAGAAGGTTTGCCTGCCTCCTTCGCGGAGCTGGTATTGAAGATAGCATCCTAAAAGGCCGCAGGATTCCGAAGGCAAGGGAGAGAGGCTGGTATCCGCCGACTCCGGTACAATCCGGATTCTTCGTAATGCACAGTCAGGATGCCACAAAGGTAGGCTACAATATGCCAGCAGCCTTCAAGGCCAGCGCCTGGCTGGACTTTGGGCGCCTGGAGCAGGCAGCGGCCCGGATGATAGAAGAGGATGAATTGCTGCGGACACAGTTTGAGATGCAGGAGGGAAAACTGATTGCCAGGGTAAGCAGCCAGGCTGACTTTCAGTTAGAATGGATGGAGTGCGGCCGCATAGAAGAAGCCATGGAACGGTTTGTCCGGCCGTTTGATCTGGGAAAGGCGCCGCTTTTCAGGGCAGCAATGGTGAAGGCGGAAGGAAATGAGCCTTATATCATCATTGACATGCACCATATTATATCGGACGGAATCAGCAGTCAGATCATATTTGAGCGTCTTCATGACTACTATTGCCAGAAGGAGGTTCATCTGCCCGAACTTTCCTATGTAGACTTTGCGTGGTGGGTAAATGAAAATATGGAGACGGCCGGAGTAAAATGCAGAGAATACTGGAAGAAGATTCTTCCAGAGAAAATTCCAAAGAGCGCTTTCGTGCCGGACAGGCCCAGGCCTTCCGAATTCGACGGGGCCGGAGGCAGATATGGATTTGAACTGCCGGAAGAACTGGATGAGAGCCTTAAGATGTATTGTAAGGATAAGAAGATTACGCCCTATATGTTCCTGCTGGGAGTATTCGCTATGATGCAGGGGCGTTTTGCCTGCGAAAATACCGCGGCCATAGGCTCTCCATTTTCAGGAAGGCGTAATCCGGGACTTGAGAAGATGACGGGCGTTTTCGTCAATACGCTCCCAATCTTCCTGGATGTCGAGGGGAGCCAGACGATAGAAGATTACTTTGGGAAGGTCAGGAAAATGGTTGCAGGAATTCAGGATTACCAGGATATTTCCTTGGAAGAGATAATTGGCCTGGCCCACGAGCAACGCCAGCAGGGACGCAATCCGCTGTATAGCACGCTATTCAGCCTGACTCCTGTATCACGGCTTACAACGGTCTTAGGCGAGGCAGAACTTTCCTATGTGCCTTATGACACGCATTCGGTCAAGATCGACTTGCATCTGGAGGCTACCTGTATAGACGGTCATTATCGGTTCGCGATGGAATATGCGGCCTGCCTGTTCGATGAAGTGACGGCTGCATTCTATGGAAGATGCCTGATCCAGGGAATACGCGCAGTCCTTAATGGAGGCGTATCCATGGTGGGAGACATTCCATGGCTTGGATACGAGGATCGGCTGAGGCTTGTAGAACAGCCAAACCGTATGCGGACTCCCTATGACTGCGCCACTGTAGATCAGGCAATGGATGATATGGCATATCTGATGCCGGACAAGAGGGCCGTGGAGTGGGGAGAAGGCAGGCATTATACCTTCCGGCAATTGAAGGAGCGGTCGGATAATCTGGCAGCTATGCTGCTTGTTAAAGGAGTCCTGCCGGGAGATAAGGCGGCATTTTTGACCAGGCGAAATGGCGACATGCTGGTAATGATGTTTGGAATCCTGAAGGCTGGGGCCGCATATGTTCCTGTAGATCCGGCTTTCCCAAAGGAACGGATACGATACATGCTCAGGCAGGCAGACGTGAAAGTGGCCGTGTATGACAGGGAGACGGAGCCGTTTGAGGATATACCCTGCCAGGTCTTAAGATACGAAGGGCCGCAGGAGGTGACAAGAACAGCGCTTCCCGTAAACTCTCCGGAAGATGTAGCAAACGTCATCTTCACGTCCGGATCTACCGGAAAGCCCAAAGGGGTAATGATGCTTCATAAGTCCCTGTCCAACTTGATGGCGCATTTAGATCCGCTTCTGGGAGGACAGGAGCAGAAGATTTTATGTGCATCCAACTGCGTATTTGACGTATTCACGACGGAGACCATCCTGGCATCCGCAAAGGGACACGGAATCAGCATTGCCGATGAGGAAGAGATGATGCTTCCATGGAAGATGGCCGAAAGAATCCGAACAGACAAGGTTTCCATATTGCAGCTGACTCCGTCAAGGATATTGATGTGCATGAACGATGAAAGTTTCTGCAAGGCATTGGCGGACATTCAGATCATCATCCTCCTTGGAGAGCCATGGACCATGGAACTAAAAGACCGGCTCTGCGCCCTTACTGAAGCGCGGATATTCAATATCTATGGACCTACGGAGACTTCGGTGCATAACTGTCAGGGAGAGATCCGTATGGAGCGCAGCATTCATATCGGGAAGCCGATCGGGAACTGCCGCTATTATCTTCTGGATGAGGAGAAAAAGCCGGTGCTTCCCACCTCAGTGGGAGAGATCTATATTGCCGGAGAGTGCCTGTCGGCCGGGTATATCAACCAGCCGGAACTGACCAGCGAAGTTTTCGTCCCGGATATCCAGAATCCGAAGGAAAAGATGTATAAGACCGGGGATCGGGGAAGACAGCGGGCTGATGGAAACTGGCAGTGTATCGGGCGGGTGGATACCCAGCTGAAGTTAAATGGACACAGGATTGAGCCAGTGGAGATTGCAACCGTCATGCTCCAATCCGGGCTGGCTAAGGAGGCAGCGGTGGTTCCCATCATGAAGGATGGAATTCCCAGATTCCTTAGAGGCGCGGTGGTTCCAAAGAAGGAATACCAGGAGAAGGAGATGCGCGCTTATCTTAAGGATCGGCTTCCGGACTATATGCTTCCTTCCGAAATCATCCTTTTGGATGAACTGCCAAGGACGGCCAGCGGAAAAACGGATTTAAAACTGCTTGCTGCTATGGAGAAGAAAGAGAAGGTATGGGAGGCATTGCCAGCGGCCAACCAGGAGGCCTGCGAGACGATGGAGGTGACAGAAGAAGGCGCGCTGACTGCAATCTGGAGCGAGGTTCTGGGAAAGGATCCAGATCCTGAAGTATCCTTTTTCCAGCAGGGAGGGACCTCCCTTACGGCAATTATTATATTGAATCAGTATCATCAGAGACAATTGGCATTTTCCATCAACGATTTCTATCATTATCCGTCCCTGAGAGAGCAGATTGACAGGCTGTGCAAAAGGCAGGAGGGGATCGAAGAAAAGAAGGCAGCGGGGAATATCCCTGAACTAGCCAGGCTCCCCAGGTATCTGCCTGAAGTGAAAAGCATTCCTGTAAAAGAAGGCGCGGCGCTGGTCACAGGGGCAACCGGATATCTGGGAAGCTATCTGGTCAAGGAACTGGCGGATGCCGGGAAGAAGGCCTGCTGCCTGGTAAGAGGCGACGAGAAACGGCTGTTTGATTCATTGCGGTGGCATTTCGGCCCCGAATTCTGCCGGGAGCATCAGCACCTTCTGATTCCTGTAGTCGGCAGCCTCACCCAGGAACATTTCGGACTGGATGACGAGAACTTCGCAAGGCTTGCAGACGAGGTGGCCGTGGTATATCACTGCGCGGCGGATGTCAGGCATTTCGCGCCGGAGGATGAACTGCTTAAGACCAATGTGACAGGAACCAAAAGAGCCATAGAATTCGCAAGGGAAGCCCGCGCATCTTACATGCATATCTCTACAGTGAGCGTGGCAGGGGAATATCTGCTGGATGCGCCGCAGGCAAAGGCCATCTTTGAGGAACAGGATCTGGATGTAGGCCAGAACTGGATGGAGAATCCGTACACCATGAGCAAGATGCTTGCCGAGTATGAGGTGACGAAGGCTCAGGAAGAGGGGCTGGCGGCCAGAATATTCCGGGTAGGAAGAGTGGTATGTAATTCTTACTCAGGGAAATTCCAGAAAAACCAGGAGAGCAATGCATATTACCGACTGATAAAGGGATTACTGGAATTCGGAAAGATGCCGGAGGAACTAAGAGATACAGGGCTGGAGACCACCTATGTGGATCTGGCTGCCAAAGCCATTGTAGGACTCTCAGAAGAGACAGGAGGAGCATTCCATATATTTAATCCGAAAGAAATATCCATCCGGGAGATACTGGATGCCTGCGGGGAGATTCAAACGGTAGGACGCCGGGAGTTCGAGAGGGAACTGGAGATCGCAGGAACTTCGTCGGATTCACCTTATGTGCAGGCGTTTGCGCAAAGCTGGTTCTCGGGCGAACTGGCCGCCTCCCATATGATCATGGATTGCAGAAGGACCCGGGAGGCACTGGCAAAGATCGGATTCTATTGGCCAAAGCCGGATCCGGAGATATTAAAGATATGTTTTATGGAAAGCAGAGGTGAGTGA
- the crcB gene encoding fluoride efflux transporter CrcB, producing MMARFLWVGLGGAIGAIFRYVISLIPWKGGFPVLTLVTNLAGAVLIGVVVGLAAKREAGPYAVLFLKTGVCGGFTTFSTFSLESLRMLEQGQKVPALLYILLSVVGCIAGVWLGEKLT from the coding sequence ATGATGGCCCGATTCCTATGGGTAGGGCTTGGAGGGGCGATTGGGGCCATTTTCAGATATGTCATCAGTCTCATTCCCTGGAAAGGCGGTTTTCCGGTGCTGACGCTGGTGACGAATCTGGCAGGGGCCGTCCTTATCGGAGTTGTCGTGGGCCTGGCGGCAAAGCGCGAGGCTGGCCCTTACGCCGTCTTGTTTCTTAAGACGGGAGTATGCGGCGGCTTCACTACTTTTTCCACCTTCTCCCTGGAATCGTTAAGAATGCTTGAACAAGGACAGAAGGTTCCTGCCCTGCTTTATATATTGCTCAGCGTGGTCGGATGCATCGCCGGGGTGTGGCTGGGAGAAAAATTGACGTAA
- a CDS encoding cysteine hydrolase family protein: MDILVVVDMQNDFIDGALGTKEAVAIVPKVVEKIKGFKGRILYTRDTHSEKYLDTQEGRNLPVPHCIKGTKGWELHPEIEAEREEMPIDKRTFGSDALGPLLRAQDQDLKAKGETGIESITFVGLCTDICVISNAMIVKAFLPEVPVIVDAACCAGVTKESHENALKAMQMCQIKVLEA, translated from the coding sequence ATGGATATCTTAGTGGTAGTAGATATGCAGAATGATTTTATTGACGGAGCGCTGGGAACGAAAGAAGCGGTAGCGATCGTGCCAAAAGTAGTGGAGAAGATCAAAGGATTTAAAGGACGTATCCTTTATACCAGGGACACCCATAGCGAGAAATATCTGGATACCCAGGAAGGCAGGAACCTTCCGGTTCCTCACTGTATCAAGGGAACCAAAGGATGGGAACTTCATCCGGAGATTGAAGCGGAGCGAGAAGAGATGCCCATTGACAAGCGTACGTTTGGAAGCGATGCGTTAGGCCCCCTGCTTCGGGCCCAGGATCAGGACTTAAAGGCGAAAGGGGAGACTGGCATTGAATCCATTACATTCGTAGGCCTGTGTACGGATATCTGCGTAATCTCCAATGCCATGATTGTAAAGGCGTTCCTGCCGGAAGTGCCGGTCATTGTGGATGCCGCCTGCTGCGCCGGAGTTACGAAAGAGAGCCATGAGAATGCGTTAAAGGCGATGCAGATGTGCCAGATCAAGGTGCTGGAGGCATGA
- the rplT gene encoding 50S ribosomal protein L20, with amino-acid sequence MARIKGGLNAKKRHNRTLKLAKGYRGARSKQYRVAKQSVMRALTSAYAGRKQRKRQMRQLWIARINAAARMNGLSYSKFMHGLKLANIDVNRKMLAELAVNDAEGFATLAELAKAKVA; translated from the coding sequence ATGGCAAGAATTAAAGGCGGATTAAACGCTAAGAAAAGACACAATAGGACATTAAAGTTAGCAAAAGGATACAGAGGAGCACGTTCTAAGCAGTACAGAGTTGCAAAACAGTCTGTTATGAGAGCGCTCACATCTGCATATGCAGGAAGAAAGCAGCGCAAGCGCCAGATGCGTCAGCTTTGGATCGCACGTATCAATGCTGCAGCAAGAATGAATGGATTATCTTACAGTAAATTCATGCACGGTTTAAAACTGGCTAACATCGACGTGAACAGAAAGATGCTGGCAGAATTGGCTGTAAACGATGCAGAAGGATTCGCAACACTGGCAGAACTTGCAAAGGCTAAGGTTGCTTAA
- the rpmI gene encoding 50S ribosomal protein L35 yields the protein MPKIKTNRAAAKRFKKTGTGKLKRNKAYKSHILTKKSTKRKRNLRKPIITDATNVKNMKKVLPYL from the coding sequence ATGCCAAAAATTAAAACAAATAGAGCGGCTGCAAAGCGCTTCAAAAAAACAGGTACAGGAAAATTAAAAAGAAATAAAGCTTATAAGAGCCATATCTTAACTAAGAAATCTACAAAGAGAAAAAGAAATCTTAGAAAGCCAATCATTACTGATGCAACTAACGTAAAGAACATGAAGAAAGTTCTTCCATATCTGTAA